The following proteins are encoded in a genomic region of Hippopotamus amphibius kiboko isolate mHipAmp2 chromosome 8, mHipAmp2.hap2, whole genome shotgun sequence:
- the DLX2 gene encoding homeobox protein DLX-2 — protein sequence MTGVFDSLVADMHSTQITASSTYHQHQQPPSGGGAGPGGSNGSSLHKPQESPTLPVSTATDSSYYTNQQHPAGGGSGGSGGSPYAHMGSYQYHASGLNNVPYSAKSGYDLGYTAAYTSYAPYGTSSSPANNEPEKEDLEPEIRIVNGKPKKVRKPRTIYSSFQLAALQRRFQKTQYLALPERAELAASLGLTQTQVKIWFQNRRSKFKKMWKSGEIPSEQHPGASASPPCASPPTSAPASWDFGAPQRMGGGGGGPGSGGSGAGSSGSSPSSAASAFLGNYPWYHQASGSASHLQAAAPLLHPTQTPQPHHHHHHHHGGGGAPVSAGTIF from the exons ATGACTGGAGTCTTTGACAGTCTGGTGGCTGATATGCACTCGACCCAGATCACGGCCTCCAGCACGTACCACCAGCACCAGCAGCCCCCGAGCGGCGGCGGCGCTGGCCCCGGCGGCAGCAACGGCAGCAGCCTCCACAAGCCTCAGGAGTCGCCCACCCTCCCGGTGTCCACAGCTACCGACAGCAGCTACTACACCAACCAGCAACACCCGgcgggcggcggcagcggcggcagtGGGGGCTCGCCCTACGCGCACATGGGTTCCTACCAGTACCACGCCAGCGGCCTCAACAACGTCCCTTACTCAGCCAAGAGCGGCTATGACCTGGGCTACACCGCCGCCTACACCTCCTACGCGCCCTACGGGACCAGTTCGTCCCCGGCCAACAACGAACCTG AGAAAGAGGACCTCGAGCCTGAAATCCGGATAGTAAACGGGAAGCCAAAGAAAGTCCGGAAACCCCGAACCATCTACTCCAGTTTCCAGCTGGCGGCTCTTCAGCGGCGTTTCCAAAAGACTCAATACCTGGCACTGCCCGAGCGAGCCGAGCTGGCGGCGTCTCTGGGCCTCACCCAGACTCAG GTCAAAATCTGGTTCCAGAACCGCCGATCTAAGTTCAAGAAGATGTGGAAGAGCGGTGAGATCCCTTCGGAGCAGCACCCGGGGGCCAGCGCCTCGCCGCCTTGTGCTTCGCCGCCGACCTCTGCGCCGGCCTCCTGGGACTTCGGCGCGCCGCAGCGGatggggggcggcggcggcggcccgggcagcggcggcagcggcgcGGGCAGCTCCGGCTCCAGTCCCAGCAGCGCGGCCTCCGCTTTCCTGGGCAACTACCCGTGGTACCACCAGGCCTCGGGCTCCGCCTCACACCTGCAGGCCGCGGCGCCGCTGCTGCACCCGACGCAGACCCCGCAgccgcaccaccaccaccaccaccaccacggcgGTGGGGGCGCCCCGGTGAGCGCCGGGACGATTTTCTAA
- the DLX1 gene encoding homeobox protein DLX-1 isoform X1 yields MTMTTMPESLNSPVSGKAVFMEFGPPNQQMSPSPMSHGHYSMHCLHSAGHSQPDGAYSSASSFSRPLGYPYVNSVSSHASSPYISSVQSYPGSASLAQSRLEDPGADSEKSTVVEGGEVRFNGKGKKIRKPRTIYSSLQLQALNRRFQQTQYLALPERAELAASLGLTQTQVKIWFQNKRSKFKKLMKQGGAALEGSALANGRALSAGSPPVPPGWNPNSSSGKGSGGSAGSYIPSYTSWYPSAHQEAMQQPQLM; encoded by the exons ATGACCATGACCACCATGCCAGAAAGTCTCAACAGCCCCGTGTCGGGCAAGGCGGTGTTTATGGAGTTTGGGCCGCCCAACCAGCAAATGTCTCCTTCTCCCATGTCCCACGGGCACTACTCCATGCACTGTTTACACTCGGCGGGCCACTCGCAGCCCGACGGAGCCTACAGCTCGGCCTCGTCCTTCTCCCGACCGCTGGGCTACCCCTACGTCAACTCTGTCAGCAGCCACGCGTCCAGCCCCTACATCAGTTCGGTGCAGTCATACCCGGGCAGCGCCAGCCTCGCCCAGAGCCGCCTGGAGGACCCAG GAGCTGACTCCGAGAAGAGCACAGTGGTGGAAGGCGGTGAAGTCCGCTTCAATGGCAAGGGGAAAAAGATCCGCAAACCCAGGACAATTTATTCCAGTTTGCAGTTGCAGGCTTTGAACCGGAGGTTCCAGCAAACTCAGTACCTGGCTCTGCCCGAGAGGGCGGAGCTCGCGGCCTCCTTGGGACTCACGCAGACGCAG GTCAAGATCTGGTTCCAGAACAAGCGCTCCAAGTTCAAGAAGCTGATGAAACAGGGCGGGGCGGCTCTGGAGGGTAGCGCGCTGGCCAACGGCCGGGCGCTGTCTGCCGGCTCTCCGCCGGTGCCGCCCGGCTGGAACCCCAACTCCTCTTCCGGGAAGGGCTCGGGCGGCAGCGCGGGCTCCTACATCCCCAGCTACACGTCGTGGTACCCCTCGGCGCACCAAGAAGCTATGCAGCAACCCCAGCTCATGTGA
- the DLX1 gene encoding homeobox protein DLX-1 isoform X2: MTMTTMPESLNSPVSGKAVFMEFGPPNQQMSPSPMSHGHYSMHCLHSAGHSQPDGAYSSASSFSRPLGYPYVNSVSSHASSPYISSVQSYPGSASLAQSRLEDPGQDLVPEQALQVQEADETGRGGSGG; the protein is encoded by the exons ATGACCATGACCACCATGCCAGAAAGTCTCAACAGCCCCGTGTCGGGCAAGGCGGTGTTTATGGAGTTTGGGCCGCCCAACCAGCAAATGTCTCCTTCTCCCATGTCCCACGGGCACTACTCCATGCACTGTTTACACTCGGCGGGCCACTCGCAGCCCGACGGAGCCTACAGCTCGGCCTCGTCCTTCTCCCGACCGCTGGGCTACCCCTACGTCAACTCTGTCAGCAGCCACGCGTCCAGCCCCTACATCAGTTCGGTGCAGTCATACCCGGGCAGCGCCAGCCTCGCCCAGAGCCGCCTGGAGGACCCAG GTCAAGATCTGGTTCCAGAACAAGCGCTCCAAGTTCAAGAAGCTGATGAAACAGGGCGGGGCGGCTCTGGAGGGTAG